Genomic DNA from Rana temporaria chromosome 1, aRanTem1.1, whole genome shotgun sequence:
tgtcctggttataatgaaaggaggaagttacccttggataaaaatggtctgagggcttcagaaccactctgtcaggggagaacactaaataggggttccgtagccataagtgcttgtatctccgacgtcctcttagctgaggtgatcgcaatacgggaagccatcttcagagctaggttccacggtgagactaagttgaatggagaaaagggtggattggacagggcctcgagtactacacagagatcccctgttggaaaggctggcctcctaggtggtctgatcttacgcaggccctgaggaacagagtgaccgaatgatgaagagcccatctagtacccgtcatggctgaaagggcggatacttgcaccttcagggtacccAGGCCCGGGCCCAtgttaagccctgactgaagaaattcaagaatttgagatgggattccaatctctttgctgcgacgacacaaacctctcccagatcctagtataggtgacatcagtggagctccttagagcttgtaataaggttgatattacctcctgagagtatcctagttcccctaacctagccctctcaacttccaagctggcaaatgcagcttctctgggctggatggaagaattgcctctgatgtatgagatcccaggttactggaagatgtattGGAGCCCGCGTACCTGgttgtagcagggtcgtaaaccatggcctcctcggtcggaacggtattagtacaataaccgtggctgaggacctccgaagtcgggacaggaatcttgtaatccgagaagttggaagaaaaatgtaccccagctcgaaagctccatggaagagctaggcagtttgtcccttcggctgatggaaagtgggctctggacaggaacctctgacacttggagttctttggcgtggccgctaggtcgacttctggtattccacaagttttcgtaagaatggagaatacctgttggttcagggaccattcgttgtttgaaagtgtctctcggcttaggtagttggccaacgaattctgtgttgccgggacgtacactgcccatagatctaacaggtgcacttgtgccctttccaatatgggcaaacttcctcttgaagcgtgcgactcctgatgcccccctgtatctggatacatgacacctctacttgttgtccatcctgatcaggacactcttcccctctagaagaggcgcaacggccaggagagcctgaaaggctgctctgagctctaaaatatttgacactatgccctgagcccgaaagtgccactgtccttgggctacttggtctagatagtgtggaccccatcccccctggctggcgtccgatgttactacttctggacttgggggaactattggaatggactccctATGGGTTAGacgggtgtgtccaccaccatactaattgctttacccagttcgggatgtgaatggtttggagtattgacgttccattccactgcctgagaaaggagttctgtaagacttgcatgtgtcacaggggccactgtatcaaaggtatggatgctgacatggacccccgggtactgaggcaggctctgacagtagacgtctggatgatagcagattctgtaccttctggagtaagggcttcagcctctcttgagggagttgcacccggtacaacctggtatattattctgcccctaggaacaccctgacttgctgaatgctctgggtgctgaggcgatgccgaatggggggcaccaaaattggaaatgagattgatagattgagaaccgaagggacctctggaaggcgggatgatcgggacgtgaaggtaaacgtccgaaaaatctaggagatagcatccagtctcccacgtccactgtcaacaaaatggactgaaggcttttccaatctgagggcctctattttgatcgtctgttgaaccgctttaggtccaggactggacgtagatcccctgtttttttttttttttgtaccagaaataaaggggaataaaaccccctccctttctggtgcggaggtacttggtaggctggaatgtgttccctggcaatgtgcccatgaatttccaattgtgaccggtcttgatagaggatagtgtccatgaatctgttatacgagttgcccatatccgagcgaatctcttgagtctggtgcccacctgagctgggtgggcagacggaccctcaaaaaggacttctgctgttccccggctgtgatagccttggcttactgtaaatacatgaaggagggtcgagtccctcctaaatttcctgccgggacggtaggatctagcatccctgtacttgacaggaagatcgcgtctgtaagcggggcccttctggggctctggtctcctatcggagggaatcagcccggattttcccccggtaaccttggagatggccaagtccatctttgtgccaaatacacttgagccgccatatggagttttgcaccagtagattttgatgctgtctccgctatccagggtctcagccataaggctcttcccagtcatgaagtcgccccctcaggagccgtaagccaacttaatttccctgcagggaggagaatatcttcccctggtcggctccttctagaatggaattctcaacgttagccgcccatgcagcgatagttttagctactgccgccgtggtgatagccggcctactagcgtctcctgtcgtggagcaggcttccttcagttctatattgatttcacgatcaagaacgtcccggatggtaactgcatcttcaatcggtagagaaacgtctctagcgagtcgcattaaagatgaatcgaccgtagttgcattgatcaaagaattgatcctagactcccacaaggggtacaatctgcaaacttgttgctcatactgggccgcttatgcgatctcccccactcatcctttgaggttttccagctctttgatgaagggaaatgattcaggacccccttttcagcaccaggaaatatttctgaaccttcagaggttctgccataaccccttcccagccgatcgcttcctcgcctgaatgggcaaatggttcaactaaagaagagacagtccgacgcctgctcacactcctcattcttagagagggtttttgcagcctggcgtaacggccgggtgctgggcgatgtgcttggggaaggatcgcccacaattgatccctgtgcgattctcctaggagctcagtatatactctggcctccgaatccttggttacttcaatgaagcacaagcggcaggccaattcccctggcaaggctggcgccccgcatatttggcaaacatttgctgtggtgcgggtaagatagctccatctgggatgaaggtaatcgtctgcggtgggaccgactatgacaggagtggctgtgacgcgagcggctatgccttgattgaagaaagcaagagggtaagcttgagtgacttcttgcgccttctgccggaagcatggctagaatctccctctgtgccgcaaacttgcgtcttttgacccgatagggctaccaaaactgtagcgtcagtggccaagctctcttttttctcttctctacttaccaccttctggacggcctctatacctggtcagctgatggtggtctgcgagggcagtggcccccatgaggatagcagggagacagcccggaaaggtgggaaaaaagagagaagggaaaacattacaatatgtccccccccccccaacatttctatttattaaatataatgatttatatacatatatctatccttattttattttttattttttggattatattaattgtttaattatggatatactttctcctataatatgttataaattaatatataaatgtattatatcttctatcctattttttcctatttttttttttttttttttgtgtaatcaattggcccaggctgaactgggacgagcctgcacacacctggtgcaatcttcactctgagtagagcagagcagcaggactgcagccagaactacagagcgataggactgtttccttttttttttttttttttttaaacggcgccgccatttggaagagggcagaggagaccagcggcatcatcactgagctgcgtgcatgcgcagagcgctgaggggtacgcggcggtgaccccgagagtatggggtgtcagaggaaccacagggctcagcagagctgagaaaaaaacaacaggcagacaaaggtacaaaacggactaaccttaggtggcaaatgtaatgatacaaatacctttgtggaagcacacactgcactggaaggaaagacagagcgaaagtggggaccactgcgagatttgaagcttctttaaagcttgctacagatgccagtataattccagagcccctgagaccaccagaacgggggttcccaccataaagctcatttagagactgtacaggagggacttccaaacaggagaggctgaacctgctggggcgatctgcggtaagaggcatgcttcttgcttgttcgtccaatctgtcaggtgaggataaaaaaagagaatggtgcggggcgtctccccttcaaatttatagctaaccaatcctgtcaggttgtgggggcggagtcacaacccagtgtgtgctgccatgaatgcgtcaggaaaatacattattttctatggagatggttcacatctccacttcaaaacgcctgacgccgaacgcctgaagctcaaacatagcaacaagtgatgaaaagataatttttcctattggctaaaatgaaaaacgtcaaagttcaaaaacgtcggacgacgctgtaatGCAAacgagcgacaaaacgccggaaaaaactacCAAaaccgctacgctcaggtgtgaatgcagcgacttgcgtcgctcctattagaacagttctattgAATAGAGCGGAGAGCGacttgtgtgaactggctctttgaATTGTATTTTGGAGTTTaactttaggctccatgcacactggatgctAAAATAATGTTCTAAAAATGCCAAAAGCTTTGCAGCAagtctttcaatttttttttttaacgtttttgcaatagcgttcgTGTTTTTTCTGCGTTGgagttgttttttttcaatggatcaaaaacgttaaacgctggtgagccacgtttttgagcgtttatcaacgtttataagcgtttgccgttttttgtggtcagaaaaacGACTCCTGAACGCGATTTTAGGACGTTCAGAAAACAGCTTATAAACTCCACTGCTAATAaacgtgtgcatggacacatagagtGGAgtatatgggctttaaaaaaaaaaataaaaaaatgcccaaactccaaaaaatatctgttttatgggtgtgcatggagccttaagtaGCTTTTTGAGGTGGCTTCTTACGTTGTGAGGGtttcacataccgtatatactcgagtataagccaagtttttcagcacattttttattttattttttgtgctgaaaatgccccccttggcttatactcgagtcacctttttgtgcctgatttcctggattttggggacccagtaccggccggctgtaggtcccctggagcccagacttggcacacatgtagccccacttttcctctacaagtatgcaaagtttgttgtccgggggacctacggcaggggagcaccgattttttttttttttttttttttttttttttttttttttttttttccaaagccggacaccccttccatagactctaaTGTTAAATTGCCATTTCTCCGgtgagtttggggacccggtgccggtcgtaggtcccctggacccggaacttggcacacatgtagccccatatctactctacaagtgtgcacagtttgttgtctaggggacctacggctggggagcacagatttttttcAAAGCCAGACACCCCTTCCATTGCCtctcatgttaaacgtcagtctaggcatgggtacagtgtggcatgcagatggacaccctaggcttatactcaagtcaatacgttttcccattttttgtggtaaaattaggtgcctcggcttatactcgagtatatacagtatgggccagattcaggtagacttacgacgggcgtatcagtagatacgctgttgtaagtccgaatccccgctgttgtatatttaagcgtattctcaaactgagatatgcttaaatattgctaagatacgaccggcttaagtctcctacgccatcgtatcttaactgcatatttacgctggccgctaggggcgtgtacgctgatttacgcctagaatatgtaaatcagctagatccgcctattcacgaacgtacacctgcccgtcgcagtaaagatacgccgtttacgtaaggggttttcaggcgtaaagataaaccaccaaaaagatggcgcaaccaatgttaagtatggacgtcggaaccgcgtcaaatttttcaagttttacgtagtttgcgtaactcgtccgtgaatggggctggccgtaatttacggtcacgtcgaaagcattgacgatttgccaacgtcatttggagcatgcgcactgggatacgtccacggacggcgcatgcgccattcgatggaaacgtcatttacgtggggtcacatttaatatacataaaacacgcccacagcttttgaattgggcgggcttacgccggccctaatacgctacgccgccgtaacttcgggcgcaagaaTACCATACtggcctctcaaagttacggcggcgtagcatataggagatgaaatgtatgtgaatctagccctatatatttACAAATCGGAGCTCTGTTTTCTATCCATCTGGGAAATGTTGTATTGTGACTTTTTATAATCTCAGGTCTCCACCCCATCGTACTTCTTATGGGTCGGTTTCAAACTGATTAACAGGTTGCCATTATTTCTGTTTACATGGATTTGTTCCCAGATCATTAGAGTGAAATATTTCTTAGAGAGACCTTGTGGGCTCTATAACGTGTGTGTCTTTTGTCCTAGCCTTTCCTTGGTTTGGCTTGGATATTGGTGGGACGCTGGTCAAACTTGTCTATTTTGAACCCAGAGACATCACGACagaagaagagcaggaggaagtggAAAGTCTGAAGAGCATCCGAAAATACCTGACGTCCAATGTGGCCTATGGACAGACCGGCATTCGAGATGTCCACTTGGAGCTAAAGGATCTGACCATGTGTGGCAGAAAGGGTAGCCTGCACTTCATCCGATTTCCCACTCACGATATGTCCGTCTTCATTCAGATGGCACGGGACAAGCAGTTCTCCAGTTTACACACCTCGCTGTGTGCCACTGGTGGTGGAGCGTTTAAGTTTGAAGAGGAATTCCTGACTGTAAGTATGCAGGCAAGCAGATACTATTACACTTTCTAGCTAATTGTTCAAATGCATGTGGATGAGAAAAACAAGAAACGcaaagggattgatttactaaaaactagagagtgcaaaactcactttaaaaaaaataacacctgcaagacaaaagcataatgaactagtatgcacagcccctgagagaaccaggatctgtggtttacacccacagatcccagttcttgctgtgtcacgagcgatcgcgggtgcctgcgaCCTTCGCACCAGCCGGGCACTCTCATCGGCTCCAGGGGCGAGCAGCGGGCGCACACGCATGCCCCTAGAGGCCACAGGGCGAAGCGACCTAACATGACGTAGTTTGGCCCAGCCGAGCCTGGTCGGCtgtttggcaagtggttaaagaagtccagccaaagctcattctgctgggcttctcctacggatcacaggagtgcaattagttttgtactcctgtgacccgtttttcagcagagagcggactgaagtttgctctccgctgacgtcacggcTATCGgtccaggcaccacgtcatcGTGACAATGTCTGGATCTGCCGAGTACCTGGACTGATGCCCGTTTCAGCTTCTCAGCGAGCCGCTAAGTGCCTAAGATGGGGGGGCctactccacagctcagcgctccaataagCACAGAGGGAGATGAGCAGAGacctgtgactgacagtctgcaTCTCTCTGCTCGGGGATCTCTGAAACGGAGTGATCGgcggtgttcgatcgctcggttttcAGTGTAGAGGCAcctggggacagatgcagcatcagacccatgctgcatccacctaggcaagtatgaatcTCAAATAAAAAGATTCCCATACttcttttaaagtgattgtaaagtcagaagttttttttatcttaatgcattctatgcattaagataacaagccttccgtgtgtagcagcctccctaaTACTTTCTTGATGTCCCTCtcggtccagcgatgtccatgagcaTCTCAACCGTCCAAGATGCTCCCTCCTGATTGGtttagacacagcagcggcaccattggctgctgctgctgtcagtcagctTGCCAATCGGGAGAGAGTGGGCCCGGGTCGAGGCTCCTTCCCTGAATGGATCacaaaagagggacctgagaagaggaggatcggggctgctttgtgtaaatccactgcaacagagcacgCAAGTAtgagatgtttgttatttttatagaaaacacaagactttacaatccccTTTTAAGTAAATGCATTTTCTTAAAGCCCATTTGTGGGTTAAATTTGAATTTCCTATCCTCGCACCATTTAGAAGACCAAGGATTGTATTCTGCATACAGGGGTTATGGCCCTGCCCTCTATGGGGTGCCACTATAGCGCCTTCTGGTCACAGTGTATTGGGGCAGAAAGTGGTGTTGATGCCCTCACATCTGCACAGGTTCTCAGTATGGACCACCCAGTCTGAGAAGAAGAGAACTCTGGGAGCCACATAACTAGTCTGAAGATCTCAGAAAAAGgtaagtgttaaaaaaataaataaaaacaaattctattcattTCCTATAGGGCCCGTTCACATCACAAAAACTTTTTGTTGCCCATAGCATCCCATTTATCTGTCAGGTGTAATGCAGTGAATTGGTCAAAAGTAAGCAAGGACTCTTATTGGTTATGAACGTGAAAAGATCTTTTTAGCACAACAGCTCTTATTTTCACAACAATGAGTGTTTTGTTCCTCATCTTTTAGGTCGGAGGACTAGAACTTTGCAAGCTTGATGAACTGGACTGCCTTATTAAAGGAGTACTCTTTATTGACTCTATTGGCTTTAATGGTCAGTCGCAGTGTTTTTACCTGGAAACTCCCAGAGATCCTGAACGGTGTCAGAAGATTCCTTATGCTCTGGAGAACCCCTACCCTCTCCTGCTAGTAAATATTGGCTCAGGGGTCAGCATCCTGGCTGTGTATTCCAAAGACAACTATAAACGGGTTACAGGCACCAGGTAAGTGGCTCTGAATAGAACAAGTCAAGTGAATTCTTTGTTGCGCCTGCACACAGGAGCCTAGTGACTTAGACGTGTCTATTTTAGCTAGTAAGCAGAAGTAGAACTCCCTCCTCATAACACCTTTAccaggggccctccagctgttgtggaactacagttcccatgaggcattgggaggctggcagttacaattactcccagaggcatgatgggacttgtagttctgcaacagttagagggccccaggttgcctacccctgacttCTACTAACTAAGCTGTGGTGGAAATATCtgtatatgagagagagagagagagagattcaaTAAAGCTATAATACAGTAACACATTCTCTGTTGTGTTCTCCAGTCTCGGAGGAGGAACGTTTTTCGGTTTGTGTTGCCTCCTCACTGGCTGCTCCACTTTTGAAGAGGCTCTGGAAATGGCAGCTCTTGGAGAGAGCACGAAAGTGGATAAGCTTGTCCGTGACATTTATGGTGGTGATTATGATCGCTTTGGATTGCCAGGCTATGCGGT
This window encodes:
- the LOC120924521 gene encoding pantothenate kinase 2, mitochondrial-like isoform X2 yields the protein MCGRKGSLHFIRFPTHDMSVFIQMARDKQFSSLHTSLCATGGGAFKFEEEFLTVGGLELCKLDELDCLIKGVLFIDSIGFNGQSQCFYLETPRDPERCQKIPYALENPYPLLLVNIGSGVSILAVYSKDNYKRVTGTSLGGGTFFGLCCLLTGCSTFEEALEMAALGESTKVDKLVRDIYGGDYDRFGLPGYAVASSFGNMMSKEKRDLVSKEDLARATLITITNNIGSIARMCALNENISQVVFVGNFLRINTISMKLLAYALDYWSKGQLKALFMEHEGYFGAVGALLELLTPTTTT
- the LOC120924521 gene encoding pantothenate kinase 3-like isoform X1, producing the protein MAQNGPRAPGDEEAEERTDGGGREPATRRRISSSEALSGAARGRRQRHDSLRKNRPPFPWFGLDIGGTLVKLVYFEPRDITTEEEQEEVESLKSIRKYLTSNVAYGQTGIRDVHLELKDLTMCGRKGSLHFIRFPTHDMSVFIQMARDKQFSSLHTSLCATGGGAFKFEEEFLTVGGLELCKLDELDCLIKGVLFIDSIGFNGQSQCFYLETPRDPERCQKIPYALENPYPLLLVNIGSGVSILAVYSKDNYKRVTGTSLGGGTFFGLCCLLTGCSTFEEALEMAALGESTKVDKLVRDIYGGDYDRFGLPGYAVASSFGNMMSKEKRDLVSKEDLARATLITITNNIGSIARMCALNENISQVVFVGNFLRINTISMKLLAYALDYWSKGQLKALFMEHEGYFGAVGALLELLTPTTTT